Proteins co-encoded in one Stomoxys calcitrans chromosome 5, idStoCalc2.1, whole genome shotgun sequence genomic window:
- the LOC106092527 gene encoding ribitol 5-phosphate transferase FKRP has translation MKILRVRHAKLIVLLVVIANLILFYYSWKSTLWKNLAASLTLPSMESYDLLKKPSQPHVEKSPKERARNAFKHIRKSITIVFRTFYTFENDIKDSIDSILDVIPNMPIVIYLEGIPYPPLVYQRNTTGSREEVSVRFVNLGFDIAKPIYELNPLSAIRTKYALFMPDSVRLTSKNLLQKILREINSNTWDKDARLNKPKSLIAPEEVVRRVIIVPFAGNLKSFVGCTQVTLDLPNWTIQYVAVNSTSDKCDLFLQKHALLVDVGVLKELPEPLAAPFPEMFYIQSKLSNITKFVYPQSFQDGRRLFAAYHTKQRRTDIKRRQFREMYKKLQIKRIVRRSHKVSIKTDSKDSASYSAQHNLVLDTQFSSSNFSLPQVTDIDLIGCERTTKSCVGTVYNQRPFYVYLGKHTPPCCLDKLKSTFNHVLEEFENVGIRYWLDNQALRTAIDTNHLSPDAYDIDISFNVNDLERSNSLKKSQNKPYVDNEGFYWIKATDGHYFKVQFSKINQIGVNLLPFEITGNVVKPNGFFGWKAKQFSADFLHPMSTVLFLGKNIMCPNNVRDYLDYKNIQ, from the exons ATGAAAATCCTGCGTGTGCGGCATGCCAAACTTATTGTCCTCTTGGTGGTCATTGCCAATCTTATACTCTTTTATTATTCCTGGAAGTCAACGCTGTGGAAAAATCTGGCCGCCTCTTTAACCCTGCCCAGCATGGAGTCCTATGATTTGCTCAAGAAACCCTCCCAGCCTCATGTAGAGAAATCACCCAAGGAGCGAGCTCGCAATGCTTTCAAACACATACGCAAATCGATAACCATAGTCTTTCGCACCTTCTACACCTTTGAGAATGACATCAAGGACTCCATAGATAGCATATTAGATGTGATACCCAATATGCCAATCGTAATTTATCTAGAGGGTATTCCCTATCCACCGCTGGTCTATCAGCGCAACACCACTGGCTCCAGAGAGGAGGTCAGTGTGCGTTTTGTCAATCTAGGATTTGATATAGCCAAACCCATTTACGAGCTTAACCCCTTATCGGCCATACGCACCAAATATGCCCTCTTCATGCCGGACAGTGTGCGTTTGACCAGCAAGAATCTTTTACAGAAAATCCTTAGAGAAATCAATTCCAACACATGGGATAAGGATGCGCGGCTAAACAAAcccaaatccttaattgctCCCGAGGAGGTGGTGCGAAGGGTGATTATTGTCCCCTTTGCAGGAAATTTAAAATCATTTGTAGGTTGTACACAAGTCACACTGGATttgccaaattggaccatacaATATGTGGCCGTCAATAGTACAAGTGATAAATGTGATTTG TTTCTGCAAAAACATGCTTTGCTTGTGGATGTGGGAGTACTTAAAGAATTGCCAGAACCATTGGCGGCACCGTTTCCCGAAATGTTCTATATACAATCTAAGCTGAGTAATATAACG AAATTCGTTTATCCCCAATCATTTCAAGATGGTCGCCGTCTCTTTGCCGCCTATCACACAAAGCAACGGCGAACTGATATTAAACGACGCCAATTTCGTGAGATGTATAAGAAACTGCAAATAAAACGAATTGTGCGTCGCTCCCACAAAGTATCCATTAAGACTGACTCCAAGGACTCAGCATCGTACAGTGCCCAACACAATTTGGTGTTGGACACTCAATTTTCTTCTTCCAACTTCTCCCTGCCCCAAGTAACTGACATCGATTTGATAGGCTGTGAAAGAACCACAAAATCCTGTGTGGGCACTGTCTACAATCAACGTCCATTCTATGTGTACTTGGGCAAGCATACTCCACCCTGCTGCCTGGATAAATTGAAGAGTACCTTCAATCATGTCCTAGAGGAGTTCGAGAATGTTGGCATTCGCTATTGGCTGGACAATCAGGCATTGCGCACAGCGATCGACACCAATCATCTATCACCTGATGCCTATGACATTGACATTAGCTTCAATGTCAACGACTTGGAGCGCTCCAACTCACTGAAGAAGTCACAAAACAAACCCTATGTGGACAATGAGGGATTCTATTGGATTAAGGCCACCGATGGTCATTACTTTAAGGTGCAATTTTCCAAAATCAATCAAATTGGAGTGAATCTGTTGCCCTTTGAGATAACCGGAAATGTGGTAAAGCCAAATGGTTTCTTTGGCTGGAAGGCGAAACAATTCTCGGCAGATTTTCTACATCCCATGTCGACGGTGCTATTTTTGGGCAAGAACATAATGTGTCCCAATAATGTTAGAGATTATCTAGACTATAAGAATATCCAATAG